In Cucurbita pepo subsp. pepo cultivar mu-cu-16 chromosome LG10, ASM280686v2, whole genome shotgun sequence, the DNA window TAACAGATGCCCCACTCCTCTTCCCCCCTGGGCAGGtgcttattttctattatatttCCAGTactaaattttctaatttaagaCGTGAATCTCTACGATGATTCTTTAATGTACTGGTGCTACAATTGAATTATTAGTGGACTGAacttaaacttttgaatttacCCTCGGCTAATCATTTCTTCAGTTCAACACATGGCTAGATGACGTTCCATTTCGTAGTTCAATAAAGAAGTTCAGTTTTCATAGTTGTCTCATCAGGATCTTTTCATAATTCTTTATTGTGTTTGTTGGGTTTCATCTCAGGAATTCCCTTTGAattattttcgtaattattcCTTATAACTGGAGGGTGGGTGGGAGAATGGCCTGGCTTGATGACGAACATCCATTAGGTTTATGCAATCAATTCATGCTAGGAAAGTGAGGGGTGTAAGATAGAATTTGTTAAGAGGTTGTCTCGGTTCATTCCTCTTCTATTCAAGAAATAGATTTTATAATGTTGATCTGAATGATAACCTCGTCACGTACTATTTAATTCTATCTTATTGATCACATGCAGTTAGCATTGGCTGCATTGCGCAGATCAAATCAAGGTCATGGAGCTATTGACTTCGATAGGTAAAACGTTTACTGCTCATCTACATTCGTTgagttatttaaaaatttccgTCTCggaaaaaaattacaatggTGGATTTGTTATTGCATGCTCTTAGACAGTTTCGTTAGGGATTGTAATTCCATTTAAGTACTTGTGTTGGTTGAGTAGTCTTTTTTGGCCTTCTAATGtcctttcatttaatttaatgaaagatgatttattcattaaaattttgagaaatcgTGGAGAGTTATATGGTAATCATCCGTTGGTGTCTGTTACCATCTAACAAttggagtattttttttttataagtttgGCTCCTATTTTGGGCTTGTCTTTTTGTATGAAAGTGAAACAATGATCTTGATTTTATTCTGGCTGTATTGAAGCCGGTGGAGGTTGGGGGTTTAGGCATTGCGTAACTAAGTTCTTTTGGCAAAATGGTTTTGGTGTTTCTTCAAGGAGCTGAATGCCCACGGTGGAGCCTAATCGCATGTAATTATGGACTTCACTATTTGGAATAGATTTCAGGTAGTATGTTGAAGAGTTCTAGCAAGAAGCTCTGTCTGCTAttgctttgggttttcttctgttttctcTGTTAGTTAATTGTTCTGTTGGAGATGGCTTGAGTTCCGAAATTTTTAAGGATTCTTAGGCAGGAGAAAGACCCTCTTGTGTttgtttccacatctttatcaTTTGTTTGATGAGAGGATGCATTCCATAGCCTTGCCTTTTCCATCTTTTGATAACTCTTCCTCTCGTTTCCTGCATTTTTGCTGCCCCCTCATTGAGCGAGAGGCTGTGAGGGTGTCAACGTTCTTTCTATTGTGTTTCACTAGGTGACTCCTCATGGGAGAATTTTCCATATCCTTTTTACCCTTTTAGGGAGCctcttcattctctttctGAAAGGTTAAAATTCCTAAGAAAGCGAAATTCTTGCATGACAAGTTTTGTGTGGGAGAGTGAACACTATGGATCATCTTGAGAGACTTTCCTCTTTTGTTTGCGGTTGAAATGGTGTGTTCTCTACAGGAAGTAGGAAGACCTCGAGCATCTTTTTTGAGAGTGCCCTTTGTTTGCTCCCTTTGAAGTTAGTTTTTCGGGACTGGAGTGCTCTATGTTGGAATAAGTTATTCTGAACCCTTCTTTTTGGGTTGAAAAGGAATAGTGGAATGTTTAGAATGGTTTAGACTTGAGATATTGGTGAGGAGCTTTGCGAGGCGAGTAGATTAAACTCATCTTTGTGAGTGTTTGTTAATTGGACTTTTTGAAATTATCAGATTGGCATCATCCTtttggaaaagggaaaaaactTCTGCTTTCATGTATTGAAAGCTGATTAtgtttaatcttttattagataaattattttttaaaaataaatattaaataataaaaactcttCCCATCTCTTATTGGAAAATGACAAAACTCCGTTGTTTCCATCCCTAATATTCAATGATTCATTTATTCTTCTCACTTAATGTGCAGATACCTGGACAGTATCCGCTCTCGCCAAAAGTCTGCACATACAATTTACGAGCTCTTTGAGCGTATAAATTCAATTGAATCGTGGGTATGAAATTGTCTTATCTTTTAACTGATTGAATCAGCAGTCTAAAATTTAGActgtagtagtagtagtagtagtagtagtaggaAGACATAAATTTAGCTGATTGCCTCTTTTGAACATTTATATCAGTATCTCATACGAATCTGTGGTTTGGTCTCTTTTCTAATGTGTTATTGTGTCGTGCTCTCTGTACAGGTCAACAGATATGCCTTCCCATCAGAAAAGGATTTAAAGCACATCaacagaaaattaaaatcttgcTGGGGACTGGGCTCCAATGACGAGTATTTTATTCAACCTTGTGATACCTTAAATAGAATTAGTCTACCTCTTGCTTAATCTAGTACCCcttatattttgtttcccAGCTGCTAATTACAAATTCCATCCAAACTTGGCAGGAGTGAAAAAGGGAGAAGAAATCAAAGCACAAATCAAAGAAGAGTTCGAATGAAACGCAAAATATACCTTCGAACAATTAGCTGTATGTCTGCAAGACCTTgccttttcttgttcttcaagttCTGTTGTTGAAGAAAATACCCCGTTCGAACTTTTATTCCATTGGTCAAAGACTTATAGGTTGAATGCAGGTGTGTGTCCTAAATGGGCTCGGCATATTATTTGGATTTGTTGCCTATGCCACAGCATAGTCTAGATCCTCGGTGTATAATTAGGAACATTGCTGCTTGGCAGGTACTCTTATCTTAGCCACCTTTGCTTCTGCTGACAGTCGTTTGCTTTCAATCAGGTTATCTCAACCTCGGCAGGGTAAGGAGCTCTCTTGCATGAAACCAGCATCCTTGAGCCGCGTTCAACATGAAAATACGGAAAAGGAAAACATCTTGTCAAGCACGGATAAAATTTGTCCCCTCTTTGGTACTCAATTCTCtgattttattcttttcttcagTCAGCAATATTTGTGGTCAGTGTGACCAAGAAATTTCTGCCAAGTAATGATAACATTGggacaaaattttgaatttcaggCTTATTCTGTCGATGGAAGAGGTTTCTAATAtctccttcttttcttctttttgggttctattccaatttctttcttcattgaataaatccttttaaaaagaaagaagtgaaaataaaatttatacacaattattttgtggtatttttcttttcttttataaaatgattTCTCCTTTTGTAAGgacaaaatacaaaagtttCTAATACATTTCTCaccaattcaaaattaaattttaaaaattaaatttgagcTGTATATCTAACTTGTGAGTCTAAAAGGTGTAGTCATAGTGACATAGATGACAAACAAAGTGCTCCAGAGAGGAGGCATTCAGGTGTGTGGAAGGGGCTGTTCGAGGGTCTAGAGAAGAAGGCCTCAAGAGACTCTATAATATGTTTTGTTCGATGGGAAGATTGTTGGAGTTCTACATTAGTTAACTAAGGAGATATCTAAGGAAAATATCTCGTGggtatataattaaattttgtgtatcaaaaagaattaaaaggacCCAAATCTAAAATTTGTATAAACCAAGTAAAGTTGAAAGGGTGGAGATCCCAAAGAGAGTGGAAGGGAAGATCCAGGGAGATGCAAGAGATGAGAatggagaaagagaaatgagAGACAGAATCGAAGTAAGGAATAATGTATGAACAGAAAAtgccaaaaacaaaatccttCAACACTTTTGCTGTGCATTCCCTGAAAGCGACATTTGATCGATTGGTCTATTCAATCCTAAACAGTTTACATAAAAATTGCATTACACCCAACTCTTCATTCACATTTATGAATTTCaatgactttattttttcaattaaccTATTAATTGTatagaatttgaaatatatttttataaataaatgtggAAACACCCAATTATTGTTCCCCACGCTGCCCGACAATACATGATTGTCTCcctctctttcattttttatcacccacttttttttttttcctttccagtCAGTGGAATTAAATATACGTAAATAATTGTGGAATTAAATATACGTAAATAATTGTGGAATTAAATATACGTAAATAATTGTGGAATTAAATATGCGCAAATAATCGTGGAATTGGATCACGTGGCATTATTCACTTCATTCTCTTTCGCCATTGGTAACTTTCAcgttttgaatttattagatatttttaaaaacagattaaaagttcataaatacCCATTTTTCgtgtttaataattatactataaaatttaaaattattacgatacaaatatgattttaaaattaaaaaaatcgattAAACACAATTGAATGTAATCGATTTTAAACACGAAAAATGGGTATTTTTATGAATGACTATGAAATACATCCCAAATTTTAAAGGGaggggtatttttgaaataaataaaatgttgaagggtataaagtaaatataaattataaaatataggGAGGATTGAGATTACattatttatgaaagaaaaaggagagcaataatattattgagaagaggaagaagggaAAGAGGGGGAGGAGCGTAAAATAAAACTATCAGATAGCTgcggctgctgctgctgctgctgctgctgctgctgctggtgGTGGCAGGGCAGAGACGCAGAGATTCAAAGAAGAATGggggttagggttagggttagggttagggcCTTAGGGGTACGTAGCCGACCCGCCGTCTGAATATTGTCGCCCTCAACGCAACACCAACACTCTCTTTAAAGCTGTTTTTATTCTGTCTTTCATTTTTGTCTCAGTCTGCTCTGAccgctcttcttcttcttcttcttccttataATCCCCATTTCCTCATTTCTTAATCTCTGCAATTCCAATTTTCGCCTCTCTTCCATTGAGTTCCTgcatttttcccttttcgatttggtgtttttttttttatatttaattacttaTTGTGTCCAATGCCTTCCGACGTCGGTGACCACCGCAAGACTGCTTCCAAGCTCCTCGGATCCGGTGGGGGTGTCTGCCCACCATCGGAGCAAGAGCACCTCCCTTGCCCACGCTGTGATTCAACTAATACTAAGTTCTGTTATTACAACAACTATAATTTCTCTCAGCCCAGGCACTTTTGTAAGTCCTGCCGTCGTTATTGGACTCATGGTGGGACCCTTCGTGACATTCCCGTCGGTGGTGGTAGCCGGAAGAATGCTAAACGCTCTCGTACTTGCTTTCCCGCTGCTACGGCGGTTGTCTCTTCTTCATCTGGGTCGTTGGGTTACTCTGCTTCTCAACTGGATCATCATTCATTACCGGCGACTTCGATGCTGCTGCCTCTTGTCAGTGGCCACGGCGGTGGCGGAGGAGACTTGAAGGCGGCCAGTGGGAATATGTGTGGGAGCTTTACGTCGTTGTTGAACACACACGCTCCTGGGTTTTGGAGTTTGGGTGGGTTCG includes these proteins:
- the LOC111804324 gene encoding dof zinc finger protein DOF3.4-like, producing MPSDVGDHRKTASKLLGSGGGVCPPSEQEHLPCPRCDSTNTKFCYYNNYNFSQPRHFCKSCRRYWTHGGTLRDIPVGGGSRKNAKRSRTCFPAATAVVSSSSGSLGYSASQLDHHSLPATSMLLPLVSGHGGGGGDLKAASGNMCGSFTSLLNTHAPGFWSLGGFGLGLGSGFEDLGYGAASSRVAWPFLGLGESGHGGAPSAWQFENGDAAGFVGAADCLSWPELAISTPGNGLK